The Malassezia japonica chromosome 5, complete sequence genome contains a region encoding:
- a CDS encoding uncharacterized protein (EggNog:ENOG503NWRH; COG:T; COG:Z), whose product MDTPEKGRPLPAPPTPLSERRWENRDELSESSTAPQLVRTAGMTPVRVTPFSPHTGRSSPRPLPSVEQGRPLPSPQSMHAIRAGRESPLARRVPPRPVTPQAPVPVIARAASPLKGGRPMPSDDVFSDSPRRPVTPVGERPTTPVSERPVSPRGARPPATPPRTPPPPSRTPEPRPTTPLESLHPDRPETPTRCRTPEANIPRIARTPSPVRSMRPYPMTPAIPGGPPVPMIMIDGEVMTDAMMDPSEAHDATVSFDDISVPHAQRASRTSAADRAGVRVSAGIHQTCHGCDKWIGGAMVHAMNHAWHARCFVCAQCTTPLEHVSFYEHDGRPYCHLDFHELFARRCFHCQTPIVEERFVTIDDAQLGERSYHELHFFCASCGDPFLDPKDLPSPKPDASVDTDEGYAGKPFFVQGAHPYCEKCHTRLHKPKCKACRLPIEHDVVRALRADWHPDCFVCTRCRAPLHDAPVFQGPDGAPCDLDCYQAWMRRAN is encoded by the coding sequence ATGGATACGCCCGAAAAGGGGCGGCCGctgcccgcgccgccgaccccGCTCAGCGAACGGCGCTGGGAGAatcgcgacgagctctcagagagcagcaccgcgccgcagctcgtgcgcacggcgggAATGACCCCGGTGCGTGTGACGCCCTTTTCGCCACACACGGGACGCAGCAGCCCCCgcccgctgccgagcgtcgagcaggGGCGTCCGTTGCCGAGTCCTCAAAGCATGCATGCGATCCGCGCTGGCCGCGAGAGTCCGCTTGCGAGGCGCgtaccgccgcggcccgtGACACCGCAGGCGCCTGTTCCGGTCattgcgcgtgcggcgtcgccgctcaAAGGCGGCCGTCCGATGCCGTCGGACGACGTGTTTAGCGACTCGCCCCGACGGCCGGTGACGCCCGTAGGCGAGCGGCCGACGACACCCGTGAGCGAGCGGCCTGTAtcgccgcgcggtgcgcggccaCCTGCGACGCCCCCGCGCACgcccccgccgccgtcgcgcacgcccgagccgcgtcccacgacgccgctcgagtcgctgcacCCCGACCGCCCCGAGACGCCGACACGCTGCCGGACGCCCGAGGCGAATATCCCCCGCATTGCACGTACGCCGTCGCCTGTGCGCTCTATGCGTCCCTATCCCATGACCCCCGCAATCCCCGGCGGTCCTCCTGTGCCGATGATTATGATTGATGGCGAGGTCATGACCGACGCCATGATGGACCCCAGCGAGGCACACGATGCGACGGTCTCCTTTGACGATATCTCTGTTCcgcatgcgcagcgtgcgtcgcgtACCTCGGCCGCGGACCGTGCCGGGGTGCGCGTGTCGGCTGGCATCCACCAGACGTGCCACGGCTGTGACAAGTGGATCGGCGGTGCGATGGTGCATGCAATGAACCATGCGTGGCACGCGCGGTGCTTTGTCTGTGCGCagtgcacgacgccgctTGAGCACGTCTCGTTCTACGAGCACGACGGCCGTCCGTACTGCCACCTCGATTTTCAcgagctctttgcgcgccgctgcttcCACTGCCAGACGCCGATTGTCGAGGAGCGGTTCGTCAcgatcgacgacgcgcagctcggcgagcgctcgTACCACGAGCTGCACTTTttctgcgcgagctgcggcgaTCCATTCCTGGATCCCAAGGATTTGCCGTCGCCCAAGCCTGACGCGAGCGTCGATACCGACGAGGGGTACGCCGGCAAGCCGTTCTTTGTACAGGGTGCGCACCCCTACTGCGAAAAGTGCCACACGCGGCTGCACAAGCCCAAGTGCAAGGCGTGCCGCCTGCCGATTGAGCACGAcgtggtgcgtgcgctgcgcgcagACTGGCACCCTGACTGCTTCgtctgcacgcgctgccgcgcgccgctgcacgacgcgccggtcTTTCAGGggccggacggcgcgccgtgcgacTTGGACTGCTACCAAGCGTGGATGCGTCGTGCGAACTAG
- a CDS encoding uncharacterized protein (EggNog:ENOG503PKDH): MVGSGSVRALRAAAPSARAFSTSSVTSLSRRANRLNKRKKDEALHQAVSLYHLTPSFFPLAPAEKDAELGDAVTESILGQFYGERDGRPFVQFATTSELLHQHNQDVQTGRKDTLGELDMYDTLRIQHTLASDVSGRPQASAEPAEGPVRVRQHFVHQPSAYTTRRARDAAGHGDLYSNEEMSTRSAQVRDALFGTVAGELPGLDVVRERERKWQGDEEK, translated from the coding sequence ATGGTGGGCAGCGGAAGTGTGCGTGCGTtgcgtgccgctgcgccgagcgcgcgcgcgtttAGCACAAGCAGCGTTACGAGTCTGTCGCGCCGTGCGAACCGATTGAATAAGCGCAAGAaagacgaggcgctccacCAGGCCGTCTCGCTCTACCACCTCACCCCCAGCTTCTTCCCGCTGGCCCCTGCTGAGaaggacgccgagctgggcgaTGCGGTGACGGAAAGCATTCTTGGCCAGTTCTatggcgagcgcgatgGCCGGCCTTTTGTGCAGTTCGCCACGACGTCGGAGCTCTTGCACCAGCACAACCAAGATGTGCAGACCGGCCGCAAggacacgctcggcgagctcgataTGTACGATACCCTGCGCATCCAGCACACGCTCGCGTCGGACGTCTCTGGACGTCCGCAGGCGTCTGCGGAGCCGGCCGAGGGGCcggtgcgtgtgcgccaGCACTTTGTGCACCAGCCGAGCGCAtacacgacgcgccgcgcgcgcgatgcggcgggACACGGCGACCTATACAGCAACGAGGAGATGTCGACGCGCAGTGCGCAggtccgcgacgcgctctttggcaccgtcgccggcgagctgcccggcctcgacgtggtgcgcgagcgcgagcgcaagtggcagggcgacgaggagaagTAG
- the mcm7 gene encoding DNA helicase (COG:L; EggNog:ENOG503NVJW), protein MSTSTTGPILPVVNINVNYDEEREKIADFIEHFKAPASTIPSLSHVGPQRTSGDEAPAQLIERELEDEGEDALDATNDTLMMDSFDEDPSRPAARRSGIVEKYMVQLQRIANRDQEMLTIELDDVAQFKSSSGRFTGAALVAAIRGNAWHYLDLFYEVIDRLLPDPDRDISDKDDVLDVIRHQRLQRNALNEEQEESAGDVPDVFPPSLLRRYRLYFQPLKQDAPMAVRDIRGTNIGKLLTVRGIVTRISDVKPSIQVDAYACDICGAEVFQEITGRQYMPLTFCTSKVCMTNKTRAPLYPQVRASKFVAFQEVKIQEMTDQVPVGHIPRSMTIHLYGRLTRKLSPGDIVDIGGIFLPLPYTGFRGIRAGLLTDTYLDAQHIRQLKRSYQDLDTSPDMEAEIEALRADPSLYARLASSIAPEIYGHEDVKKALLLLLVGGCNKAMGDGLKIRGDINVCLMGDPGVAKSQLLKYIAKVAPRGLYTTGRGSSGAGLTAAVMRDPVTDEMVLEGGALVLADNGIACIDEFDKMEESDRTAIHEVMEQQTISISKAGINTTLNARTSILAAANPLYGRYNPRVSPVDNINLPAALLSRFDILYLILDTPSREADERLAEHVTYVHMHSAPPVQDQDAVPPPVLRHFIGAARQIRPTIPSDVAEFIVSAYVQLRAQHKQDEERETAFTYTSARTLLGVVRLAQALARLRFATEVENGDVEEALRLMDVSKASLYTSGRRRGELGDDQSPVSKIFRILREMAHQAGAESSDMLGRPHAGMQGAMGELHLGAVRDRVLHSGFVEDQLQETLQEYASLGVIQQVGNRIVFL, encoded by the coding sequence ATGAGCACGAGCACAACAGGCCCCATCCTGCCTGTGGTAAACATTAACGTAAATTACGATGAAGAACGTGAGAAGATTGCCGACTTTATCGAGCACTTCaaggcgcctgcgtctACGATCCCGTCGCTGTCCCACGTCGGCCCCCAGCggacgagcggcgacgaggcgccggcgcagctgATTGAGCGTGAGCTggaggacgagggcgaggatgcgctcgatgcgACGAATGATACGCTGATGATGGACTCGTTTGACGAGGACCCTTCGCGCCCTGCCGCACGTCGCAGCGGCATTGTGGAAAAGTACAtggtgcagctgcagcgcatcgcgaaCCGCGACCAGGAGATGCTTACCATTGAGCTGGATGATGTCGCGCAGTTCAAGAGCTCGTCCGGGCGCTTTACGGGTGCGGCGCTTGTTGCTGCGATCCGTGGCAATGCATGGCACTACCTCGACCTCTTTTACGAGGTGATTGACCGCCTGCTCCCGGACCCCGACCGCGACATTTCCGACAAGGACGATGTGCTGGATGTCATCCGgcaccagcgcctgcagcgcaatgCGCTAAACGAGGAGCAGGAAGAGTCGGCGGGCGACGTCCCCGACGTGTTCCCTCCGAGCCTCTTGCGCCGCTACCGCCTCTACTTCCAGCCGCTGAAGCAGGACGCGCCGATGGCCGTGCGTGATATCCGCGGGACAAACATCGGCAAGCTGCTTACCGTGCGCGGTATTGTGACGCGTATTTCGGACGTCAAGCCGAGCATCCAAGTCGATGCGTACGCGTGCGACATTTGCGGTGCCGAGGTCTTTCAGGAGATCACCGGGCGGCAGTACATGCCGCTCACCTTTTGCACGAGCAAGGTCTGCATGACGAACAagacgcgtgcgccgctctACCCCCAAGTGCGTGCGAGCAAGTTTGTCGCCTTCCAGGAGGTCAAGATCCAAGAGATGACCGACCAGGTCCCGGTCGGCCACATCCCCCGCTCGATGACGATCCACCTCTATGGCCGTCTTACGCGCAAGCTGAGCCCCGGTGACATTGTCGACATTGGCGGCATCTTTTTACCGCTGCCCTACACAGGTTTCCGCGGGATCCGCGCCGGTCTTTTGACGGATACctacctcgacgcgcagcacATCCGGCAGCTGAAGCGGTCCTACCAGGACCTGGATACCTCGCCGGACATGGAGGCGgagatcgaggcgctgcgtgcggacCCCTCGCTGtatgcgcgccttgcgtcgAGCATTGCGCCCGAGATTTACGGGCACGAGGACGTGAAaaaggcgctgctgcttctcctcgtcggcggctgCAACAAGGCGATGGGCGACGGACTAAAGATCCGTGGCGACATCAACGTGTGTCTGATGGGCGACCCCGGTGTGGCCAAGTCGCAGCTGCTCAAGTACATTGCCAAAGTTGCCCCCCGCGGCCTCTATACGaccggccgcggctcgtccgGTGCCGGTCTCACTGCGGCGGTGATGCGCGACCCTGTCACGGACGAGATGGTGCTcgaaggcggcgcgctcgtccttgCCGACAACGGCATTGCGTGCATCGACGAGTTTGACAAGATGGAAGAGTCGGACCGCACGGCGATCCACGAGGTGATGGAGCAGCAGACGATCTCCATCTCCAAGGCTGGCATTAATACGACGCTCAACGCGCGGACGTCGATCCTGGCCGCGGCGAATCCGCTGTACGGCCGCTACAACCCCCGTGTGTCGCCCGTGGACAACATCAACTTGCCCGCAGCGCTCTTGTCGCGTTTCGATATCCTGTACCTGATCCTCGACACGccctcgcgcgaggccgacgagcgcctggccgagCACGTCACCTACGTGCACAtgcacagcgcgccgccggtgcaggaccaggacgcggtgccgccgccggtgctgcgccactttatcggcgccgcgcgccagaTCAGGCCGACGATCCCCTCGGACGTGGCCGAGTTTATCGTCAGTGCCTATGtccagctgcgtgcgcagcacaagcaggacgaggagcgcgagacGGCGTTTACGTACACCTCTGCGCGTacgctcctcggcgtcgtgcgtctcgcgcaggcgcttgcgcgcctgcgtttcgcgaccgaggtcgagaacggcgacgtggaagaggcgctgcgcctgatGGACGTGAGCAAGGCCTCGCTCTACACCTcgggccgccggcgcggcgagctcggcgacgaccagAGCCCCGTGTCCAAGATTTTCCGCAtcctgcgcgagatggCGCACcaggccggcgccgagagcAGCGACATGCTCGGCCGCCCGCATGCCGGCATGCAGGGCGCGATGGGTGAGCTGCACCTCGGTGCGGTCCGCGACCGCGTGCTGCACAGCGGCTTTGTCGAGGACCAGCTGCAAGAGACGCTGCAAGagtacgcgtcgctcggcgtcaTCCAGCAGGTCGGCAACCGCATCGTATTCCTGTAG
- a CDS encoding uncharacterized protein (TransMembrane:6 (i29-48o54-73i122-145o151-173i215-232o265-289i); EggNog:ENOG503Q3C6; COG:S) — MVPAMPAPAPGATYRTLLKQAMRSRQERILFLTALATHILLSIALFSVRALARPVVAGGTVALVALVALPTLLERRTRMIQAPKVIVKQPPSSRGGHLLDVVRSPEVWGRALRHGVRAALGAMLYAGTATHAYGWGCAIAPTVFVESHQAYYINETFLVLLFTAAWAGALYAVSDAWRTPRACWDVPAFDPDIVLRPTTLRERTLSTLGRRVPHAWLLVPVLAVPFLVYVLVRDAFWASVLRIVGVQTVVRPYIVPSFRVVFRPWHMLATVLPVALLLLTLFAVVYTLFDVYWTHPLPMLSARARDPNAALLGGLNDVHPFFVAHAYSELARIAMYDKQRRAVLFDDVQRLHGRPVAWNGVYTACIYRLDAFLKEAPKKEAKQEAKPQAAASRPSVWRALADAPAPAPAEKKAPAPAPAPPAADTALFKFVRIAAYGAHAALRALLALIPSDAKHALLPQALHLAFAAPSPALVLDAELLAPRAVVCWAALAMEHLVDASLSEDKYGSVQKDIGRVVQALLHAHERLQMLRRSVERQALEADNQLVREAQVVRGALKEVGADAATFSTSYAPFYNELQTTWHVAYATLDTALSQSGQRIVQTFAPYGFEK, encoded by the coding sequence ATGGTGCCTGCAATGCCTgccccggcgccgggggcgacgtaccgcacCCTGCTGAagcaggcgatgcgctcgcggcaggagcgcatcCTGTTCCTtacggcgctcgcgactCATATCCTTTTGAGCATTGCGCTATTTTCCGtccgcgcgctcgcacgcccggtcgtcgccgggggcacggtcgcgctcgtggcgctggtcgctttgccgacgctcctcgagcgccgcacgcgcatGATCCAGGCACCCAAGGTCATAGTGAAGCAGCCGCCGTCGTCGCGGGGCGGGCATCTGCTCGATGTTGTGCGCTCGCCAGAGGTGTGGGGGCGCGCCCTCCGccacggcgtgcgtgcggcgctcggcgcgatgcTCTACGCGGgcaccgcgacgcacgcctaCGGCTGGGGGTGTGCCATCGCGCCGACCGTGTTTGTCGAGTCGCACCAGGCCTACTATATCAACGAGACATTCCTCGTGCTCCTCTTCACCGCCGCATGGGCCGGCGCACTGTACGCGGTGAGCGACGCatggcgcacgccgcgcgcgtgctggGACGTGCCTGCCTTTGATCCGGACATTGTGCTGAGGCCGACGAcactgcgcgagcgcacgctctcgacgctcggccgccgcgtgccgcacGCGTGGCTCCTTGTCCCGGTGCTTGCCGTGCCGTTCCTCGTGTATGTgctggtgcgcgacgcgttctgggcgagcgtgctgcgcatcgtcggcgtgcAGACGGTCGTGCGGCCGTACATTGTGCCGTCGTTCCGCGTCGTGTTTCGCCCGTGGCACATGCTCGCGACCGTGCTTCCTGTCGCGTTGCTGCTCCTTACGCTGTTTGCGGTGGTGTACACGCTCTTTGACGTGTACTGGACGCACCCTTTGCCGATGCtctcggcgcgtgcgcgcgatccaaacgccgcgctgctcggcgggctCAACGACGTGCACCCGTTCTTTGTGGCACACGCGTACAGCGAGCTTGCACGCATCGCCATGTACGAcaagcagcggcgcgccgtcctctttgacgacgtgcagcgcctgcacggccgcccAGTCGCGTGGAACGGCGTGTACACCGCGTGCATCTACCGCCTGGACGCGTTCCTGAAAGAGGCGCCAAAGAAGGAGGCCAAGCAGGAGGCCAAGCCCCaagccgccgcgtcgcggcccagcgtctggcgcgcgctcgccgacgcgcccgcccccgcgcctgccgagaAAAAGGCacccgcgcccgcgcccgcgcctcCCGCCGCCGACACGGCGCTGTTCAAGTTtgtgcgcatcgccgcgtacggcgcgcacgccgcgctgcgtgcgctccttgcgctgatTCCCAGCGACGCGAagcacgcgctgctcccccaggcgctgcaccttgcgtttgccgcgccgtcgcctgcgctggtcctcgacgcggagctCCTGGCGCCCCGCGCGGTCGTGTgctgggcggcgctcgcgatggagcacctcgtcgacgcgtcgctctctGAGGACAAGTACGGCAGCGTCCAAAAGGACAttgggcgcgtcgtccaggccttgctgcacgcgcacgagcgcctgcagatgctgcgccgcagcgtcgagcgccaggcgctcgaggcggacaaccagctcgtgcgcgaggcgcaggtcgtgcgcggcgcgctgaaAGAGGTCGGCGCGGACGCCGCGACTTTTAGCACGTCCTACGCGCCCTTTTACAACGAGCTGCAGACGACGTGGCACGTCGCGTACGCCACCCTCGATACCGCGCTGAGCCAGAGTGGCCAGCGGATTGTGCAGACGTTTGCCCCGTATGGATTCGAAAAGTAG
- a CDS encoding superoxide dismutase (EggNog:ENOG503P3BC; COG:P), with translation MAGRMWSSGARAVRGAAQTRQLHQLPPMLPALSEGCEPFLSKRTTQLLWTQWQAGLLQRLNDEVQSTPLAAESVVETVMGTARDRAQVLAFNHASLALNNSFFLSGLLPKDKQPNKEYPQPSTHTGVIPTFYGKTLATAIADQYGSLPQFKLAFAAAGMGSVSNGYLWLVKDEHGRLGIVPTYGAGTILVHQRQQTGPRDLAAGVQDGRTSPDAAAETAQKDEAPTPAPRAQNRFESLAQSSASGAIGNNVYPLFCASLFEHAWLGDYGFWGKERYLSNFFDCINWERAEQLWGEDRM, from the coding sequence ATGGCCGGGCGGATGTGGTCTtcgggcgcgcgcgcggtgcgcggtgcggcgcagacgcggCAGCTGCACCAGCTTCCTCCGATGCTTCCTGCGCTGTCGGAGGGGTGCGAGCCTTTCCTGTCGAAGCGCACGACGCAGCTGCTGTGGACGCAGTGGCAGGCGGGTCTCTTGCAGCGCCTCAACGACGAGGTGCAaagcacgccgctcgctgccgagtCGGTCGTCGAGACGGTGATGGgcaccgcgcgcgaccgcgcaCAGGTACTTGCATTTAACCATGCGTCGCTGGCGCTGAACAACAGCTTCTTCCTGTCGGGCCTCTTGCCGAAGGACAAGCAGCCGAACAAAGAGTACCCGCAGCCCTCGACGCACACCGGCGTCATTCCCACGTTCTacggcaagacgctcgcgacggCGATCGCCGACCAGTACGGCTCGCTGCCGCAGTTCAAGCTCGCGttcgccgcggcgggcaTGGGCAGCGTGTCGAACGGATACCTCTGGCTCGTGAAGGACGAGCACGGGCGCCTGGGTATCGTGCCGACGTACGGCGCAGGCACCATCCTCGTGCACCAGCGCCAGCAGACCGGCCCGCGCGACTTggcggcgggcgtgcaGGACggccgcacgtcgccggacgccgcggccgagacCGCGCAAAaagacgaggcgccgacgccggcgccgcgtgcgcagaaCCGCTTCGAGAGCCTCGCGcagagctcggcgtcgggcgcgatTGGGAACAATGTATACCCGCTGTTCTGCGCCAGCCTGTTTGAGCACGCATGGCTCGGCGACTATGGCTTCTGGGGCAAGGAGCGCTACCTGTCGAACTTTTTCGACTGCATCAACTgggagcgcgccgagcagctctgGGGCGAAGATCGCATGTAG
- a CDS encoding uncharacterized protein (COG:S; TransMembrane:4 (o322-347i359-377o397-419i532-549o); EggNog:ENOG503P27J) — MTRPQCESPVRLAADSAPTAHASATPSRRPPPGRSISIATDVKSPLNHRHPLRPQDGAAPALGQSPPALVQRGSPAPVSPSASSTWANGARPWSPTHTRNLGRAAAYAAQSIVDVVARSLSPTLQASTLFESPTVMSPTQMTPFHELIDGGSRTESPEAFLHAKQRATVSKRTRRRNTPDLQPRTQPERMHSVDSEHAAVRMISSRAQTPAEEYIARHPLAARPIQPPSEHTISMHSAPRRRVAACAPCPAPRRPRWSRERLLSAMHQFGATLQLLVHPRELAACVWRRGAAQARYWDEAFREPDTGARCWHPPWLHAYIPLMIWLGVTLASTAIVVVFHSAVFGMLDALSVALRRRGVVGRVLFGVMIFVTTFPPFPLYSTLVVLSGFAFGMWQGFMVSYVAALLGALTVFSLSRSFLHGWMTRLLRASGGLSKVVRAIEKQPRLLFLVRLAPYPYNLLNTLLASSTVLTLRTYMLCTACALPKLMVHTALGASIKSFAQYHAPASSGNMGVLVAETHEPEKERAETVRQVASFVGIALCIGIFFYIYHVTSRAVDDLEDKSEGEAAAELDELLGTSEELESDKDEAPYSPSQATPIEPTWVHPALQRRRSTPLFAPESAEAKDVLYAPSVYAPSELGRSASLHQARRPLSIAEQIDEMERAAEAHGSR; from the exons ATGACGCGTCCGCAGTGCGAGTCGCCCGTACGCCTTGCGGCGGACTCGGCGCCCACCGCGCACGCGTCAGCGACACCGAGCCGGAGGCCCCCCCCCGGCCGCAGCATCTCGATCGCTACCGACGTCAAGTCGCCGCTGAACCACCGCCATCCGCTCCGTCCGCAGGAtggtgcggcgccggccctCGGCCAGAGTCCCCCTGcgctggtgcagcgcggGAGCCCTGCCCccgtctcgccgagcgcgagttCGACGTGGGCgaacggcgcgcggccgtggaGTCCGACGCACACTCGCAatctcggccgcgccgccgcctaTGCGGCGCAGAGCATTGTCGAtgtcgtcgcgcgctcTCTCTCGCCCACGCTACAGGCGTCCACGCTGTTCGAGTCGCCGACCGTCATGTCGCCGACGCAGATGACGCCGTTCCACGAGCTGATTGACGGCGGCAGCCGCACCGAATCGCCCGAGGCGTTTCTGCAtgccaagcagcgcgccacggtctcgaagcgcacgcggcgacgcAACACACCCGACCTTCAGCCCCGTACGCAACCCGAGCGCATGCACAGCGTCGACTCGGAGCATGCGGCGGTCCGCATGATCTCGTCCCGGGCACAGACGCCGGCCGAAGAGTACATCGCACGCCACCCCctggccgcgcggccgatccagccgccgagcgagcaTACCATTTCGATGCACTC cgcgccgcggcgccgtgtggctgcgtgcgcgccgtgcccggcgccgcgccgcccccgcTGGTCGCGCGAACGGCTGCTGAGCGCGATGCACCAGTTTGGAGcgacgctgcagctgcttgTGCACccccgcgagctcgcggcgtgtgtctggcggcgcggcgcggcgcaggcccgGTACTGGGACGAGGCCTTCCGCGAGCCAGACACCGGCGCTCGGTGCTGGCACCCGCCGTGGCTCCATGCGTACATCCCCCTGATGATCTGGCTCGGGGTGACGCtcgcgagcaccgcgaTAGTCGTCGTCTTCCACTCGGCCGTCTTTGGCATGCTGGACGCACTGTCtgtcgcgctgcggcgccgcggcgtcgtgggcCGCGTCCTGTTTGGCGTGATGATCTTTGTAACGACCTTCCCCCCCTTCCCCCTGTATTCTACCCTGGTCGTCCTGTCGGGCTTTGCGTTCGGCATGTGGCAGGGATTCATGGTGAGCTatgtcgcggcgctgctgggcgCGCTGACCGTCTTTTCGCTCTCGCGCTCCTTCCTGCACGGCTGGAtgacgcgcctgctgcgagcgagcggcggcctgAGCAAGGTGGTGCGTGCGATCGAGAAGCAGCCGCGGCTCTTGTTCctggtgcgcctcgcgccctATCCCTACAACCTGCTCAacacgctcctcgcgagctcgacggtgCTGACGCTGCGGACGTACATGCTGTGCACGGCGTGTGCGCTTCCGAAGCTCATGGTGCACACCGCGCTTGGCGCGTCGATCAAGAGCTTTGCGCAGTACCACGCGCCCGCATCGAGCGGCAACAtgggcgtgctcgtcgcagAGACACACGAGCCCGAaaaagagcgcgccgagaccgTGCGCCAGGTGGCCAGCTTTGTGGGTATCGCGCTGTGTATCGGCATCTTTTTCTATATCTACCACGTCACCTCCCGCGCAGTCGACGATCTCGAGGACAAgagcgagggcgaggccgccgcggagctcgacgaactgctcggcacgtcggaggagctcgagtcggacaaggacgaggcgccctACTCGCCGAGCCAGGCAACGCCGATCGAGCCGACGTGGGTGCAccccgcgctgcagcggcgccgcagtACTCCGCTCTTTGCGCCAGAGAGCGCCGAAGCAAAAGACGTACTctacgcgccgagcgtctaTGCCCCGTCGGAGCTCgggcggagcgcgagcctgcaccaggcgcggcggccgctgtCGATCGCCGAGCAGATCGACGAGATGGAACGCGCCGCGGAGGCGCATGGATCAAGGTAA